A section of the Triticum dicoccoides isolate Atlit2015 ecotype Zavitan chromosome 7A, WEW_v2.0, whole genome shotgun sequence genome encodes:
- the LOC119333200 gene encoding uncharacterized protein LOC119333200: MLHEKPVQIGQLSDDGNGTNKAWTGEKRRRKHVPPSSSDAPTTAQDHGDMEVTILGGGDPFLHATDMELLPKIDSAQETSQDCFGPDVFISKEDENRYAQLLLPNIPLPREENLPFDMTWEEEGKIKVRLARLRITYYKALKPECARERELKEPEEYTDAELGEELYFKRLEEDKSFDWFVHPDDTYKAGLNDYQRIAPRNFLHHSGRNLYRYHDEYRSRYHTYKIVAVYVKYYAEISKKIKWITEYLHLDRSTEEWIELDTRAWRQALRIATDFANMTVRLAAFAYNEYILEMDKNASLKDIDLLYFEIWRRVAKKNLSYMDAVKEVYEMDKFDVHKRRLDGELKGVPAVATIKQYMHYVVRQGGINAKTKEDKARDVFRKLSVTMNMAQYAQKKLDLADELKLDKEGGVVPLERPFKFCVMKRLDL, encoded by the exons ATGTTGCACGAGAAACCCGTCCAGATTGGCCAACTGTCCGATGATGGAAATGGAACAAACAAGGCGTGGACAGGGGAGAAGAGGCGCCGCAAGCACGTACCCCCGTCATCATCCGATGCTCCTACCACTGCCCAGGACCATGGAGACATGGAGGTCACCATCCTAGGGGGTGGAGATCCTTTTCTTCATGCGACAGACATGGAGCTGCTGCCCAAAATAGATTCGGCACAAGAAACAAGCCAGGATTGCTTCGGGCCGGATGTCTTTATCAGCAAGGAAGACGAAAACCGTTATGCGCAACTTTTGCTTCCCAACATTCCTCTTCCAAGGGAGGAAAACCTGCCATTTGATATGACATGGGAGGAAGAAGGCAAGATAAAAGTGCGCCTTGCACGCCTTCGCATCACTTATTACAAG GCTTTGAAGCCAGAGTGCGCACGTGAACGTGAGCTTAAGGAACCAGAAGAATACACTGATGCTGAACTTGGTGAGGAGTTGTACTTTAAGCGGTTAGAGGAGGATAAAAGTTTTGACTGGTTCGTCCATCCTGATGACACCTATAAAGCTGGATTGAATGACTACCAACGGATTGCCCCTCGTAATTTT CTGCATCATAGCGGTCGGAACCTGTACCGCTATCACGATGAGTACCGCTCACGTTATCATACATATAAAATTGTTGCTGTTTATGTCAAGTATTATGCAGAAATTTCAAAGAAAATCAAG TGGATTACAGAGTATTTGCATCTGGATCGCAGCACCGAGGAA TGGATAGAATTGGATACTAGAGCATGGAGGCAAGCATTGAGGATTGCAACTGACTTTGCCAATATGACTGTTCGTTTAGCTGCTTTTGCTTATAAT GAGTACATTCTTGAGATGGATAAGAATGCGTCCCTCAAGGACATAGATCTTCTCTATTTTGAGATTTGGAGGCGTGTCGCTAAGAAAAAT TTAAGTTATATGGATGCTGTGAAGGAAGTATATGAAATGGACAAGTTCGATGTACACAAAAGGAGACTAGATGGTGAACTGAAAGGGGTTCCTGCCGTTGCAACAATAAAACAATAC ATGCACTATGTTGTCCGACAAGGTGGCATTAACGCGAAG ACCAAAGAGGATAAAGCTCGAGATGTGTTTAGGAAGTTATCTGTCA CAATGAACATGGCTCAGTACGCTCAGAAAAAGTTGGATTTAGCAGATGAGCTGAAGTTGGACAAAGAG GGTGGAGTAGTTCCATTGGAAAGACCCTTCAAGTTCTGTGTAATGAAAAGACTAGATTTGTAA